GGCACTGTTGCTTCCACACGTTGAACACCCACAGCAGTTCACCGACATCGTACGGGAAGACGAGATTCCCGATGCGAATACAGAGTGAGCTAGCTGTTCTGCTCGAATAAGCAACGAGAAGCCGCTTTTACTGTCGACCTTCGACGTGAGCCGCACGCGAGATGGTATGAAGATGTAACTGCACACTCAGTCGTTGGAGTTGGTAACGGGAACGGTCGAATTGGAGAGTCCGATACCACCCGATAGGTCCACTTGCGGATACGGGATGTCGATTCCCTGCTCGTCGAATGCGTTCTTGACGTTGGTGACGTACTCGCCACGGATCGCAACGTAGTCTGCACGGCTCGGGTCAGCGATCCAGACCCGTGCTGTGAGTTCAATGTAGGAATCGGCGAGTTCTGTGAGATGAACTGTCGGTACCGGGTTGTTGAGGATACCCTTCTGCTGTTTGGCTTCCTCGACGATGATGTCCGTCGCCGCTTGGATATCGTCGTCGTAGCCGATACCGAACTCGATCTGAATCCGGAGCTTATTCTTTGCGACGGGGTTTTTGATGACGCCGTCTGTGAGTTGGGAGTTCGGCACGGTGAGCAACTCGTTGTCGAACGTCCGGACGCGCGTCACGCGGAGGCTGATATCCTCAACGATCCCTTCGCCCTCATCCCACTCGATCCAATCACCGATGCGAAACGGCTTGTCGGTGTAGATGAACACGCCCGCGACGAAGTTCGCGATAGCGTCCTGCATCGCCAATCCGATTGCGAGTGTTCCCGCTGCTACGATGGTCGAGAGCGAGCTGAGAAGATTCGTTAAATCGGCGGCACTCAACCCGATTGCGACAGCGACGAACAGGAGGATGCCGGTGGCAATCCGTTTGATCGGCCGTTTCGCGTGATCATCGAGACTGCTGCGCGCGAGTGCGCTGTCGAGAACGGGCCAGACGATTACGCGCCCAACGGCGTAAACGACCACGAAGGTAACGACAAAGAGGATCGCCTGTGTGACTGAACCAGCGTAACCTCCTAAAAATTCGAGGAACCAGAACGGTTCGGGG
The nucleotide sequence above comes from Halocatena marina. Encoded proteins:
- a CDS encoding mechanosensitive ion channel family protein, giving the protein MAPPEPFWFLEFLGGYAGSVTQAILFVVTFVVVYAVGRVIVWPVLDSALARSSLDDHAKRPIKRIATGILLFVAVAIGLSAADLTNLLSSLSTIVAAGTLAIGLAMQDAIANFVAGVFIYTDKPFRIGDWIEWDEGEGIVEDISLRVTRVRTFDNELLTVPNSQLTDGVIKNPVAKNKLRIQIEFGIGYDDDIQAATDIIVEEAKQQKGILNNPVPTVHLTELADSYIELTARVWIADPSRADYVAIRGEYVTNVKNAFDEQGIDIPYPQVDLSGGIGLSNSTVPVTNSND